In Paenibacillus sp. 1781tsa1, one DNA window encodes the following:
- a CDS encoding ABC transporter substrate-binding protein: MDVSEHYIQLRLNFPHVHDEQEVHTTVGELADLLCCTMRNMNLIMNKFKENGWVRWNPQRGRGKKSMLVFCIPLLTVARERFDDLLKGNRMEDAYELAATLPITMREHLMQQMQTQFGLRSNEGDRGRVDTLRIPQNTPFKTLDPTQTGMWGEVFIITEVFDRLVRYNAERQVCEPSLAMAWESHADGREWTFYLHKGIPFHHGRILDAEDVKFTFDRIISDKSNPCRPLFGSIESIEVYDPLTVRFVLNKPNFMFPDLMSSMCASILPRDVEMNPLHPIGTGPYRLTRHDTKLLVLDVFLAYFRGRAYVDRVEVWQLPHSAKAESIIKHDLFPDAQPRAVQHEMQGGVYMTFNMQKEGPQHDVNFRRAVQQLLNAYELSEELGSTNTQAAYSLIRGRVQEQHLTLGTDQGELWRQHSEQPDGSVTPVPVLSMESSLARASALLHRSSYQGQSLSLWVEEGEKMEADMVWFAERCKQISLHINIMPGDPVHAVYQDGFGDCDLIYTGEVFNDHVMLSLVTMYTFRNTLFLIAMNDYWRHELEQECGRVVMIQEPAERLGRLIQLEDRLIQEALLLPAYSFKEEHAHHDSLRDYRLAGYGLPDLRRLWVKRRPGAEQEDASYPVYIPLW, from the coding sequence ATGGACGTATCAGAACATTACATTCAACTGCGGTTGAACTTTCCACATGTGCATGATGAACAAGAAGTACATACAACGGTAGGTGAACTCGCTGATCTTTTATGTTGTACCATGCGCAATATGAACCTCATTATGAACAAATTCAAGGAAAACGGATGGGTCAGGTGGAACCCGCAGCGTGGCAGAGGCAAAAAATCAATGCTGGTATTTTGTATCCCATTACTTACAGTGGCGCGTGAACGGTTTGACGATCTACTGAAGGGTAACAGGATGGAGGATGCCTATGAACTGGCCGCGACCTTGCCAATTACGATGCGAGAACATCTAATGCAGCAAATGCAGACTCAATTCGGCTTGCGTTCGAATGAAGGGGACAGAGGCCGAGTGGATACATTGCGGATTCCGCAGAATACACCTTTTAAGACTCTCGACCCAACGCAGACGGGGATGTGGGGAGAAGTGTTCATTATTACAGAGGTCTTTGATCGTTTGGTTCGTTATAATGCTGAACGCCAAGTCTGCGAGCCGAGTCTGGCTATGGCATGGGAGAGTCATGCGGATGGAAGGGAATGGACCTTTTATCTGCATAAAGGCATACCTTTTCATCATGGAAGGATACTGGATGCAGAGGACGTCAAGTTTACCTTTGATCGCATTATCTCTGACAAGAGTAACCCGTGCAGGCCGCTGTTTGGTTCCATTGAGAGCATAGAGGTGTATGACCCGTTGACTGTACGTTTTGTGTTGAATAAGCCGAACTTCATGTTCCCGGATCTGATGAGCAGTATGTGTGCATCTATCCTGCCTAGAGATGTGGAGATGAACCCGCTTCATCCGATCGGAACAGGACCTTATCGATTGACTCGTCATGATACGAAGCTGCTCGTGCTTGATGTGTTCCTTGCTTATTTCAGAGGGCGTGCTTATGTAGATCGTGTTGAAGTGTGGCAGCTCCCCCACTCGGCAAAGGCGGAATCCATCATCAAGCATGATCTATTTCCGGATGCACAGCCTCGTGCTGTACAGCATGAGATGCAGGGCGGTGTGTATATGACGTTTAATATGCAAAAGGAAGGGCCGCAGCATGATGTGAATTTTCGCCGGGCTGTTCAACAGTTATTAAATGCGTATGAGCTGTCGGAAGAGCTTGGGAGCACAAACACACAGGCTGCTTATAGTTTGATTCGAGGACGAGTACAGGAGCAACATCTAACATTGGGTACGGATCAAGGGGAGCTATGGAGACAGCATTCGGAACAACCGGATGGTTCTGTCACACCTGTACCCGTACTTTCCATGGAGTCCTCCCTGGCGCGAGCCTCAGCATTATTGCATCGTAGCTCTTACCAAGGGCAAAGTTTAAGTCTATGGGTGGAAGAAGGAGAGAAGATGGAGGCAGATATGGTCTGGTTTGCAGAGAGATGTAAACAGATTAGCCTACATATCAACATTATGCCGGGAGATCCGGTCCATGCAGTCTATCAAGATGGGTTCGGGGACTGTGATCTGATCTATACAGGAGAAGTCTTCAATGATCATGTCATGCTGAGTCTCGTGACGATGTATACCTTCCGGAACACATTATTCCTTATCGCCATGAATGATTACTGGAGACATGAATTGGAGCAGGAATGCGGACGAGTGGTCATGATTCAGGAACCTGCGGAGCGGTTGGGAAGATTGATTCAGCTGGAAGATCGACTAATACAGGAGGCGTTGCTTCTGCCCGCGTACAGCTTCAAGGAAGAACACGCCCATCATGATTCGTTGCGAGATTATCGTCTTGCGGGGTATGGTCTGCCTGATCTGCGCCGATTGTGGGTGAAGAGAAGGCCTGGTGCCGAGCAAGAGGATGCGAGTTATCCGGTGTATATTCCGTTGTGGTAG